In Vibrio crassostreae, one DNA window encodes the following:
- a CDS encoding OmpP1/FadL family transporter — protein sequence MNKTFIYSIAATAIFTSLNAFASGLFLQEAVVANAGTTGAGDGVYTRSAAAMWTNPATMSYMGESKTTINTMAFDLEMKYQDNDGNPDGKAHSVMPSFGAFHAHQVTDKLHLGIALGAVGGSSLDYGSDWAGAALLEDITLTAMQVTPSLSYKLNDQWSVGAGVQLSWAAFEQSTSGFTAKQDTDWAYGYNLGVMYTPTDKLKLGASYRSKLEHEFNNEVKGLGNVANSLSTDIALPEIIDFSASYALNSQLDLLASVQFHRWSAWDETVLDFGATDLGGVPIERDWDDVWKFAVGADYQLNSDWRLKAGFSYETSPQDDPSMQWVDLPVGEQYRYSVGASTYWDDILIDVFYEYADLGSVDMNRNLAGSQVNLLNGSFDGRIHFVGVSATF from the coding sequence ATGAACAAAACTTTTATTTACTCTATAGCTGCCACCGCAATTTTTACGAGCTTAAATGCTTTCGCAAGTGGCCTGTTTTTGCAAGAAGCTGTCGTTGCCAATGCTGGTACTACTGGTGCTGGTGACGGTGTTTATACTCGCTCTGCTGCTGCGATGTGGACTAACCCTGCCACTATGTCTTACATGGGCGAAAGCAAAACGACTATCAACACCATGGCGTTTGATCTTGAGATGAAATATCAAGACAACGATGGTAATCCAGACGGCAAAGCTCATTCAGTGATGCCTTCATTTGGTGCCTTCCATGCTCACCAAGTCACAGACAAATTACACCTTGGTATTGCGCTGGGTGCTGTTGGTGGTTCAAGCCTTGATTACGGCAGTGATTGGGCGGGTGCTGCACTTCTAGAAGACATTACCCTGACCGCAATGCAAGTGACCCCATCACTGAGTTATAAGCTGAATGATCAGTGGTCAGTGGGTGCTGGCGTTCAATTGAGTTGGGCTGCATTCGAGCAGTCGACTTCTGGGTTTACAGCTAAGCAAGATACTGATTGGGCTTACGGGTATAACCTAGGTGTAATGTACACGCCTACAGATAAACTCAAGTTAGGTGCCAGTTATCGCTCTAAGCTAGAACACGAGTTTAATAACGAAGTGAAAGGTTTAGGTAATGTTGCTAACTCTTTGTCTACAGATATTGCTCTTCCTGAAATCATTGACTTCAGTGCAAGTTATGCATTGAATTCTCAACTTGATCTCTTGGCAAGCGTTCAATTCCACCGCTGGAGTGCTTGGGACGAAACGGTATTAGATTTCGGAGCAACTGACTTAGGCGGCGTTCCAATCGAACGTGATTGGGATGATGTATGGAAGTTTGCAGTAGGTGCGGATTACCAACTTAACTCTGATTGGCGCTTAAAAGCAGGCTTCTCTTACGAAACGTCACCACAAGACGATCCTTCAATGCAATGGGTTGACCTTCCAGTGGGCGAGCAATACCGCTACTCGGTAGGAGCATCTACCTATTGGGATGATATCTTAATTGACGTTTTCTATGAATACGCAGATTTAGGTTCAGTTGATATGAACCGAAACTTGGCAGGTTCACAAGTGAACTTGTTGAATGGTTCTTTCGATGGCCGCATTCACTTTGTTGGCGTTAGCGCGACATTCTAA
- a CDS encoding crotonase/enoyl-CoA hydratase family protein — protein MPNLDRITCSIDENQIATVVLNRPDKLNAIDMAMFQGVNNMVTQLKKNTEIRAVIVKGEGPDFCSGLDVKSLLTSKSGAMKLLFKWLPTLPNAAQRFSLGWRDIPCPVIFAIHGRCWGGGLQLVSGGDFRIASPDANFSILEAKWGLIPDMGGAIAFRELMRKDHTLEMAMTAKVIDCETAKEYGLVTKVAEDPYAEAYALALECANRSPDVVAANKKLYNKTWWSSPGMAVFYETWYQIKVALGKNRAIAAQREIHRDNPRPYVARKFK, from the coding sequence ATGCCAAACCTCGATCGTATTACTTGTTCTATCGATGAAAACCAAATTGCGACGGTTGTGTTGAATCGACCCGATAAGCTCAATGCTATTGATATGGCAATGTTCCAAGGCGTGAATAACATGGTGACTCAGCTGAAAAAGAACACTGAGATTCGTGCTGTAATAGTGAAGGGCGAGGGGCCTGATTTTTGTTCAGGGCTTGATGTTAAGTCCCTTTTAACCAGTAAATCTGGGGCGATGAAGCTGTTGTTTAAATGGTTACCGACATTGCCTAATGCTGCACAACGTTTTTCATTGGGTTGGCGAGATATTCCATGCCCTGTCATTTTTGCGATTCATGGTCGTTGTTGGGGAGGCGGTCTGCAATTGGTCAGTGGCGGTGACTTTAGAATTGCTAGCCCTGATGCGAACTTCTCGATATTGGAAGCAAAGTGGGGTTTGATTCCAGACATGGGAGGCGCTATCGCATTTAGAGAGCTGATGCGTAAAGATCACACCCTAGAAATGGCGATGACGGCCAAAGTGATCGACTGTGAAACCGCGAAAGAATATGGACTGGTGACCAAGGTTGCCGAAGACCCTTACGCTGAAGCCTATGCTTTGGCACTTGAGTGCGCGAATCGGTCGCCAGATGTTGTCGCTGCTAATAAGAAACTCTACAACAAAACTTGGTGGTCAAGCCCCGGAATGGCTGTGTTCTACGAGACTTGGTATCAGATAAAGGTCGCTTTGGGTAAGAACCGAGCGATTGCTGCTCAACGTGAAATTCATCGAGATAACCCACGACCATACGTCGCCAGAAAGTTTAAATAG
- the fhuB gene encoding Fe(3+)-hydroxamate ABC transporter permease FhuB produces MKSSGLMMGAVLFIAALIHLWLGQSEFGPIGELFQQVSQISDIVTFNKMVDDSFELMALIYVNLPRLVMAILVGGTLGTIGSLFQQLTQNRMMSPLTLGTSSGAWLGLVILNVVAPMLVAQYSVWFALIGALLAMGLIVSIVGIKNMSGLPIVLAGMAVNLLLGAFATAIILLNDQYAQNLFVWGAGDLGQNGWEQVLWLMPKLLPIFAIFLLAPRVLTLLSIGTEGAAARGLNIGTTFFVLMAIGVWLVSVSITSVGVISFIGLIAPNIARHLGFLKAKSELIASCVLGALLLCVTDSLAIFLAQWSLDMIPTGTATAVIGAPALIIIARKQMSAQDQLFFSMPKGQKSISPLAYFLLGGMIFGLLALSTLLQPSADMGYFIIPDAFEWSIRWPRMLTAIFSGGGLAVAGVILQRLVYNPLASPDILGVSAGAVLALIFSSLFMGYSIHSLSPWVAFLGSAIALCLLLFLGKKHQFAPSILILTGISLTAVLEALVQFSLTRVGEGKYTLLAWLAGSTYRVEPDAATIMAIVITVCIGVALLLSRWVTLIATGRQFASARGLNTNIAYVALLCIVAVLCSMVTTTMGPVAFVGLLAPHIAAMVGARLVREQIILSFLIGAALMLFADWLGQVVVFPAQLAAGTLVSIIGGSYFIFLLLKSRTT; encoded by the coding sequence ATGAAATCCAGTGGTTTGATGATGGGGGCGGTGTTATTTATCGCCGCCCTTATTCATTTATGGTTAGGCCAGTCTGAATTTGGCCCTATCGGTGAGTTGTTTCAGCAAGTCTCACAGATCAGTGACATCGTTACATTCAATAAAATGGTCGACGATTCATTCGAGTTGATGGCATTAATTTATGTCAACTTACCTCGTTTAGTGATGGCGATTTTGGTTGGTGGAACACTTGGCACTATCGGTAGTTTGTTCCAACAGTTAACGCAGAACCGCATGATGTCTCCACTTACACTCGGTACATCATCAGGGGCGTGGCTTGGTCTGGTCATTCTGAACGTGGTCGCGCCAATGTTGGTTGCTCAATATTCGGTTTGGTTTGCGCTGATAGGCGCGCTGCTTGCTATGGGTCTGATTGTCTCCATTGTTGGCATTAAAAATATGAGCGGTTTACCGATTGTTTTGGCGGGTATGGCAGTTAACTTGCTGTTAGGCGCATTCGCAACTGCGATTATTTTGCTTAATGACCAATATGCGCAAAACTTGTTTGTTTGGGGAGCGGGTGATCTCGGGCAGAACGGTTGGGAACAAGTGCTTTGGCTGATGCCTAAGTTACTGCCAATCTTTGCTATTTTCCTGTTGGCTCCAAGAGTTCTGACTCTGCTTTCGATTGGTACGGAAGGGGCTGCTGCACGTGGTCTTAACATCGGCACGACCTTCTTTGTACTAATGGCAATTGGCGTTTGGCTAGTTTCCGTGTCGATTACCTCGGTGGGTGTGATCAGCTTTATTGGTTTGATTGCGCCAAATATCGCGAGACATTTGGGCTTTTTAAAGGCGAAATCTGAACTCATTGCAAGCTGCGTGTTAGGTGCACTGTTGCTTTGTGTGACCGACAGCTTGGCAATCTTCTTGGCGCAATGGTCTTTGGATATGATTCCAACAGGAACGGCAACCGCGGTGATTGGTGCTCCAGCTTTGATCATTATTGCTCGTAAGCAGATGTCAGCCCAAGATCAGCTATTCTTCTCTATGCCTAAAGGGCAAAAGTCTATTTCACCTTTGGCTTATTTCTTGTTGGGCGGAATGATCTTCGGGTTACTGGCATTAAGCACATTGTTACAACCTTCTGCAGATATGGGTTACTTCATTATCCCGGATGCGTTTGAATGGTCTATTCGTTGGCCTAGAATGTTAACTGCAATATTTTCTGGTGGCGGTTTGGCAGTGGCAGGTGTGATTTTACAAAGGCTCGTTTACAACCCACTTGCAAGCCCGGATATTCTTGGTGTATCGGCAGGTGCGGTGTTAGCACTGATTTTCAGTAGCTTGTTTATGGGATACTCAATTCACTCATTAAGCCCTTGGGTTGCGTTTTTGGGCAGTGCGATTGCACTTTGTTTGTTGCTGTTCCTTGGTAAAAAGCATCAGTTTGCTCCGTCTATCCTAATTCTGACCGGTATCTCGCTGACCGCAGTGTTGGAAGCTTTAGTACAATTTTCCTTAACACGAGTCGGTGAGGGGAAATACACCTTATTGGCTTGGTTAGCTGGCTCTACGTATCGTGTTGAACCTGATGCTGCAACGATCATGGCTATCGTGATCACCGTTTGTATTGGTGTTGCTTTACTGTTGAGTCGTTGGGTGACGTTAATTGCAACTGGCCGTCAGTTTGCGAGTGCTAGAGGGCTGAACACCAACATCGCTTACGTGGCTCTGTTGTGTATTGTCGCGGTGTTATGTTCGATGGTCACAACCACTATGGGGCCGGTCGCCTTTGTTGGTCTATTGGCTCCACATATCGCGGCGATGGTTGGTGCTCGCTTGGTTCGTGAACAGATCATCTTATCGTTTTTGATTGGTGCGGCATTGATGTTATTTGCTGATTGGTTAGGGCAAGTGGTGGTGTTCCCTGCGCAACTTGCGGCAGGTACGTTAGTTTCCATTATTGGTGGCAGTTATTTCATTTTCTTGTTACTGAAATCTCGAACAACATAG
- a CDS encoding iron-siderophore ABC transporter substrate-binding protein, which translates to MKANYFTSRFPKVSSFFVSLSLLLSAQAWANFQVEDSEGIKTLEAQPVRVAALNWDIAEQVVELGVTPVAVPDIAGYTDWVVQPVIPEGVADIGTRTEPNFSALKKLNPDVILIASPQKDLQERLSEIAPVLYYQTYSEQHSNAAAAIDNFKKIGQLLGKEEQANDKLAAMDERLEVLKAELDKAYPGDKPKVTSFRFASTTSVYIYGDNSIPQYALEQLGFENAMDLPASQWGISQKRMTELKNVKGGIALYFEPFPYQDKLDRSPVWKSMPFVRNGQFSPVAASWSYGGAMSILYNAEAMAQSLLTLAEQ; encoded by the coding sequence ATGAAAGCCAATTATTTTACTTCTCGTTTTCCTAAAGTGAGTTCGTTCTTTGTCTCATTGAGCTTGTTGTTGTCAGCTCAAGCGTGGGCCAACTTTCAAGTAGAAGACAGCGAGGGGATTAAAACCCTTGAAGCTCAACCTGTTAGAGTGGCTGCGCTTAACTGGGATATTGCAGAGCAAGTGGTCGAATTAGGCGTAACGCCAGTCGCGGTGCCAGATATTGCAGGATACACCGATTGGGTTGTTCAACCTGTCATTCCAGAAGGTGTGGCGGATATTGGTACTCGAACTGAACCTAACTTTTCTGCACTTAAGAAGCTAAACCCTGATGTGATTCTTATCGCTTCACCTCAGAAAGATCTTCAGGAGCGACTTTCAGAAATCGCGCCCGTGCTTTACTACCAAACGTACAGTGAACAGCATAGCAATGCGGCGGCGGCTATCGATAACTTCAAGAAGATAGGCCAATTGCTTGGTAAAGAAGAGCAAGCGAACGACAAACTGGCTGCGATGGACGAACGTCTTGAGGTTTTAAAAGCTGAACTAGATAAAGCGTATCCGGGCGACAAGCCGAAAGTGACCTCTTTCCGTTTTGCCAGTACGACTTCGGTTTACATATACGGTGATAACTCGATTCCGCAATATGCGCTTGAGCAGCTAGGCTTTGAAAATGCGATGGATCTTCCTGCGAGTCAGTGGGGCATCAGTCAAAAGCGTATGACCGAGCTTAAGAATGTTAAGGGTGGTATTGCGCTTTACTTCGAACCTTTCCCATATCAAGACAAGTTAGATCGTTCTCCGGTTTGGAAGAGCATGCCTTTCGTTCGTAATGGTCAATTTAGCCCTGTAGCAGCAAGTTGGAGCTACGGCGGTGCTATGTCGATTTTGTATAACGCAGAAGCGATGGCGCAATCGTTGTTGACGTTAGCGGAGCAGTAA
- a CDS encoding TonB-dependent siderophore receptor has translation MTTHTRFKYSSLAVALLTAFSAQALAEETATAADSNVETVTIMGKAYRNTATKSALEPEETPQGITVIDEEQLEQRGVKSLNQALRYAPGVVTEQKGASVTMYDTFSIRGFSNNQSYYDGLVLPFLTGWNLQPQIDPIAIQQVEVFKGPTSVLYGAMPPGGMVNMIAKTPQEDGATKVGVSTGSRNLMEASIDTTGQLGDSGFSYRLVALARKQDSQVDHAEEERYVIAPSLDWQVSDRTLINFNLYYQNDPSMGTNSAMPLEVLKASDPSVSMGDKSWSTFEREVLMLGYKINHQINDNWTFLQNARYTDASLYQENTYHTATNFNSATGSLIRNAYSTDEDSQSFILDNQVSGRLEISGLEHNLLFGVDYLKLAGDSLYKEFTANAGFYGFDAYNPNNDLLDKSQLQENYRESHDITTEQLGLYFQDQVRYDALVLLAGGRYDMFKASDDKNSSYPTYDGKEEADHNQFSYRVGALYELDNGISPFVSYATSFEPAAGTDINGNSLKPQLGEQVELGIKYLSPDMSQQVTASYFHITKKDSIAAEPSDPTYRSKIQLGEVRSQGVEVEGRWFVTEDWDVNASYTYVDMEVTEDANPDLEGTTPIYVPTHAANLWSNYYVYGGALAGTRWSAGARYMGEMEMDATNTQGKVPSYTVVDLSLGYDLGEVSDTLSGATANLMVNNLFNEEYYTCYDQSNCWFGAEQSVELSVNYQF, from the coding sequence ATGACCACTCACACTCGTTTTAAGTATTCATCACTAGCAGTGGCGTTGCTCACTGCATTTTCAGCGCAAGCCTTGGCGGAAGAGACAGCTACAGCAGCAGATTCGAATGTAGAAACTGTTACGATTATGGGTAAAGCCTATCGTAATACCGCGACTAAGTCGGCACTTGAGCCAGAAGAAACGCCTCAAGGTATTACCGTTATTGATGAAGAACAGTTAGAGCAACGAGGTGTGAAGTCCCTCAACCAAGCGCTTAGATACGCGCCGGGTGTTGTAACCGAGCAGAAGGGCGCATCAGTAACGATGTACGATACGTTCTCGATTCGTGGCTTTAGTAATAACCAAAGCTACTACGATGGTTTGGTACTTCCGTTCCTTACTGGTTGGAACTTACAACCTCAAATAGACCCTATTGCGATTCAGCAAGTTGAAGTGTTTAAAGGCCCTACGTCTGTGTTGTATGGAGCTATGCCACCGGGTGGTATGGTCAACATGATTGCAAAGACGCCGCAAGAAGACGGGGCCACAAAAGTAGGAGTATCTACTGGCTCAAGAAATCTTATGGAAGCGTCAATTGATACAACAGGTCAATTGGGGGACAGTGGCTTTTCTTACCGCTTGGTAGCACTCGCTCGTAAACAAGACAGCCAAGTCGATCACGCCGAAGAAGAGCGCTATGTGATTGCTCCTTCACTAGATTGGCAGGTCTCTGATAGAACACTTATTAACTTCAACCTTTACTATCAAAATGATCCGTCAATGGGTACTAACTCCGCAATGCCGCTTGAAGTGCTGAAGGCAAGTGATCCATCTGTCTCCATGGGCGACAAGAGCTGGAGTACCTTTGAACGTGAAGTCTTGATGTTAGGCTATAAGATCAATCATCAAATCAACGATAATTGGACTTTTCTTCAGAACGCTCGCTATACCGATGCATCTCTGTACCAGGAGAATACTTACCACACCGCGACTAATTTCAATTCTGCGACAGGCAGTTTAATTCGAAATGCTTACAGTACGGATGAGGATTCACAGAGCTTTATTCTCGATAACCAAGTTTCAGGTCGCCTAGAAATTAGTGGCTTAGAACATAATTTACTATTCGGTGTCGACTACCTAAAGCTAGCAGGTGATTCTCTGTACAAAGAATTCACTGCGAATGCGGGCTTCTATGGGTTTGATGCTTACAACCCGAACAATGACCTTTTGGATAAAAGCCAGCTTCAAGAGAACTACCGTGAATCTCACGACATTACGACCGAGCAGCTAGGATTATATTTCCAAGACCAAGTTCGCTACGACGCATTGGTTCTGCTGGCTGGTGGTCGTTACGACATGTTCAAGGCAAGCGATGATAAAAATAGCTCTTATCCAACTTATGATGGAAAAGAAGAAGCCGATCATAATCAGTTCTCTTACCGTGTAGGTGCTTTGTATGAGTTAGATAATGGTATTTCTCCGTTTGTAAGCTACGCGACGAGCTTTGAGCCGGCGGCAGGTACTGATATTAATGGTAACTCTTTAAAACCTCAGCTAGGTGAACAGGTCGAGTTGGGTATCAAATACCTGTCTCCAGATATGTCGCAACAAGTTACGGCTTCTTACTTCCATATAACTAAGAAAGACTCAATTGCAGCAGAACCATCAGATCCGACATATCGTTCTAAGATCCAATTAGGTGAAGTACGCTCTCAAGGTGTGGAAGTCGAAGGCCGATGGTTTGTAACGGAAGATTGGGATGTGAACGCGAGCTATACATACGTCGATATGGAAGTAACGGAAGATGCAAACCCTGACCTTGAAGGAACGACACCAATCTACGTACCGACACACGCTGCGAATTTGTGGAGTAATTACTATGTGTACGGTGGTGCTTTGGCAGGTACGCGTTGGAGTGCTGGCGCTCGTTACATGGGTGAGATGGAAATGGATGCGACAAACACTCAAGGCAAAGTGCCGTCTTACACGGTTGTCGATTTATCTCTGGGTTACGACTTAGGTGAGGTAAGCGACACACTATCTGGTGCAACGGCTAATTTGATGGTTAACAACCTGTTTAATGAAGAGTACTACACCTGTTACGACCAATCGAACTGTTGGTTTGGCGCAGAGCAGTCTGTAGAGCTAAGCGTGAACTACCAGTTCTAA
- a CDS encoding AraC family transcriptional regulator, producing MNTPAFDRISRVLAYIHANLSSALSLEDIAKQSCWSRWQLQRVFQAETGLTVANYVRELKLSQAAEELLDGKERVIDVALGLGFNSEISFSRSFKQMFGASPSQYRKAGKRVGLRKPIQVSETVSAEEKGALSFVEVRIDERESFLVKGITSEISGLFSLTQDFAQKVPQLWSRLESEVSLPDDNALQFIGVIDLTQSCFDGTNIHYWAGVELDDEVSIPQLPSLISEKLKVLTIPKQTYAVVKHCGPIENLRYTLSWFVLNWLPSSGYRGVDGYELEVYPFGYQAHASDAEMEYWVPIIKS from the coding sequence ATGAACACTCCTGCATTTGACCGTATCAGCCGCGTATTGGCTTATATCCATGCGAACCTTAGTTCGGCACTATCGCTAGAAGATATTGCGAAACAGAGCTGTTGGTCTCGCTGGCAACTGCAAAGAGTGTTTCAAGCGGAAACAGGGCTTACTGTGGCCAACTATGTGAGAGAACTAAAGTTAAGTCAGGCGGCTGAAGAGTTGCTTGATGGGAAAGAGCGTGTCATTGATGTTGCACTTGGTCTTGGGTTCAATTCAGAGATTAGCTTTAGTCGTTCGTTTAAACAGATGTTTGGGGCAAGCCCAAGCCAATATAGAAAAGCGGGCAAAAGAGTAGGGCTAAGAAAGCCGATACAAGTGTCTGAAACTGTCAGCGCAGAAGAAAAAGGCGCTCTGAGTTTTGTTGAAGTTCGTATTGACGAAAGAGAGTCTTTCCTTGTTAAAGGCATAACATCAGAAATCAGCGGCTTGTTTTCGCTGACGCAAGATTTTGCACAAAAAGTCCCTCAGTTATGGTCACGCTTGGAAAGTGAGGTGAGTTTGCCCGATGACAACGCACTGCAGTTTATTGGTGTTATCGATCTCACTCAGTCATGCTTCGACGGGACTAACATTCATTATTGGGCAGGTGTCGAGCTTGATGACGAAGTTTCAATTCCGCAACTACCAAGTCTAATTTCTGAAAAGTTAAAAGTGCTGACTATCCCCAAGCAAACCTATGCCGTGGTGAAGCATTGCGGGCCTATAGAGAACCTGCGATATACCTTGAGTTGGTTTGTTCTTAATTGGTTACCGAGTTCGGGTTATCGCGGTGTCGATGGCTATGAACTCGAAGTGTACCCATTTGGCTATCAAGCTCACGCCTCTGACGCTGAGATGGAGTATTGGGTTCCTATTATTAAATCGTAG
- a CDS encoding siderophore ferric iron reductase, translated as MLSQLHNIATRRRAPSLHQKIFAYSKQITPYLSGSYGSLSSKSIAMTNDKSHIEIKRVYDGLAENHSEAGKAYWLTRTWDLVCWQPIYVTFVSIYGLHSLPDIKNIGQFRYKEFVTGYRFFNGDHQHGSPEELIPKAGEAILALTEFYRSQISEWTRIRPGFTNHLLADLLLGSLIKLQQHEPSLTNDYITAQAKLWLEACQLPESHLDSLKVDADSGMLKLIRVSCCLVYKCDSGKYCDDCPRHPDNKKLAQ; from the coding sequence ATGCTTTCCCAGCTGCACAATATTGCCACTCGTCGCAGAGCCCCCTCCCTGCACCAGAAAATCTTCGCTTACTCAAAACAAATAACGCCTTATCTAAGTGGAAGTTATGGCTCTCTGAGCAGCAAAAGCATCGCAATGACAAACGATAAGAGCCATATCGAGATCAAACGCGTTTACGATGGCTTAGCGGAAAATCATTCTGAAGCAGGAAAAGCGTATTGGTTGACGCGAACTTGGGATCTAGTTTGCTGGCAGCCTATCTATGTGACCTTCGTATCTATCTACGGCCTTCACTCATTGCCAGATATCAAGAATATCGGTCAGTTTAGGTACAAAGAGTTTGTGACAGGGTATCGCTTCTTCAATGGTGACCATCAACACGGTTCACCTGAGGAGTTGATACCTAAAGCTGGCGAAGCCATACTTGCACTCACTGAGTTTTATCGCAGCCAAATAAGTGAATGGACACGCATCCGCCCTGGTTTTACTAACCATTTGCTGGCGGATCTACTGTTAGGCAGTTTGATCAAATTGCAGCAGCATGAACCGAGCCTGACCAACGACTACATCACAGCACAAGCTAAGCTTTGGTTAGAAGCATGCCAATTACCTGAAAGTCACTTAGACAGCCTCAAGGTCGATGCCGATTCAGGAATGCTTAAACTGATTAGAGTCAGCTGTTGCTTAGTTTACAAATGCGATTCGGGAAAGTATTGCGACGATTGCCCTAGACACCCTGACAACAAAAAACTGGCTCAATAA
- a CDS encoding ABC transporter ATP-binding protein: MFQLSNIKIVRDNRTILLIEDLTIPTNELTVVLGHNGSGKSTLVNLLSGQMSPDHGNVELDGTSLSSLKSKDLAKKIAYLPQKLPASAGLTVEELVRLGRFPWRGALGRWNSEDKSIIQQAMERTGVTEFSQALADDLSGGERQRAWVSMLLAQQSPVLILDEPTSALDVHHQFQLMGLLSELNKKEGVGVIVILHDLNLALRYATHIVALKKGQIAFEGSADKLLDEQALSALYESPIRLIDHPVPAKTAASEKVAVVCE; the protein is encoded by the coding sequence ATGTTTCAGCTTTCAAACATCAAAATCGTTCGTGATAATAGAACCATTCTCTTAATTGAAGACCTTACGATTCCGACCAATGAACTCACTGTTGTTCTTGGTCACAACGGTTCAGGTAAATCTACACTCGTTAATTTGCTATCAGGACAGATGTCACCGGATCATGGCAACGTTGAATTAGACGGCACATCTCTTTCTTCATTAAAAAGCAAAGACTTGGCCAAAAAGATTGCATACTTACCGCAAAAACTTCCTGCTTCTGCTGGCTTAACCGTCGAAGAACTGGTTCGTTTAGGGCGCTTCCCATGGAGAGGCGCACTAGGTCGTTGGAATTCAGAAGATAAGTCGATCATCCAGCAAGCAATGGAAAGAACCGGTGTTACTGAATTCTCACAAGCATTAGCAGATGATTTGTCTGGTGGTGAACGTCAACGTGCGTGGGTCTCTATGTTGCTGGCTCAACAGTCGCCGGTACTGATCCTTGATGAACCCACTTCAGCATTGGATGTACATCACCAATTCCAACTGATGGGTTTACTGTCTGAGCTGAACAAAAAGGAAGGCGTCGGTGTTATCGTGATTCTTCACGACTTGAACCTTGCACTGCGCTACGCGACACACATCGTTGCTCTGAAGAAAGGTCAGATTGCCTTTGAAGGCAGCGCGGATAAGTTACTTGATGAACAAGCGCTATCGGCTTTGTATGAGTCCCCAATTCGACTTATCGATCATCCAGTTCCAGCTAAGACAGCTGCAAGCGAGAAGGTCGCCGTTGTTTGCGAGTAA